The Salegentibacter sp. Hel_I_6 region AAATTCCAGGCTTCGGATGCGACTTGCACAACCTGCCAGAATTGGTGACAAATTTATCCCCAAAAACACCCCGGTTTTCGGCTTTGTGAGTTTTCAGCCAAATCGGGTCCTGATCGAGATCGAAAATATCCATAAGCATCAAACTAACTTAAAAGCCTTTGACCTTGAAGATGGTAGCGAGGGTATTTACATCGAGAATAATTTCCGGGCGGAAGTAACCACGGAGGTTTTGGATGATGTAATCGGTGATATTAATATTCCAAGCGTGCCACAGGTCAGCGGAATAAGCAAAGTATTTCGAAGAAATAACCGCAATGTAAAGGTGACCATTCTAAATAATTACAGATTAATTCTCAAAGCCAATAAACCTGAACTAAACTGGGGATTGGCTAAACAATAAAACAATCATTATGAAAAAGTATATTTTAACCAAGGCTGCTCTACTGGTTTTTATTTTCACCAGTGCACAAACCCAGGAAAAACTGGACACTATCTACGCCAATGATCATAAAAATGTTGCGCTATTTTTTCCCGAAGCGATTAGCCAGGGGCTTACTGGAGCAGCACATTTTGTTTTTACTTATAACCGGGATAAGCAGCAGCACTTTGGGCTCCTACAGGCCAAATCCGGCAAGGAAAGTAACTTATTAGTTATCGGTGTCGATGGTTCTGTCTTCTCCTATATCCTAAAGTATAAAAAACAGCTTTCCCGGCTGAACTATTTTATCCCTGAAGCAGAAAGTATAGGAAAGGAAAAGCCTGTTGCTATGGTTTCTATTAAGACCAGTAATTCACAAAAATACTTAAGCGATAAGGAAGATTATTACCGAAAATTCTGCAGCTACTTGCTTAGTAAGAAACAACGTATTGGCCGGATAAAAAAACGTAAGTACGGTATCATATTAAGTGTTGAGGATATCGTTTTTAATAAGGAGCAGCTCTATTTTGTGATCAAAATTGAGAATAGATCAGGTCTGGATTACGATCTCAATTTCTTAAAATTGGTCAGTGAAACACGCAAAAAGGGAAAGAAGAAATCCCTGCAGCGTTTATACCAGGATCCGGTTTTTAAATACAAGATGCCGACCAAGGTTCGAAAAAATAAAACTGTAAAAATAGTTTATGTACTGCCAAAGTTTTCATTGTCTAAAGAAAGGAGGGCGATTTTGGAGCTCAATGAAAAAGACGGGGAACGAAATTTAAAACTAAAGGTATCGCATCGGTTAATTAATAATCCGAATTGATAAGGAAAGCTTATCAAATTAGAAGCTCTAAAATTTAAATTTCCCATTTCACTTCTTTTAACCTTACCGAAATCCTCATCAGGGATTTTAGAACCTCCCTCTCTTCGGGAAGGTCTCCGGTTAGCAACTCACTAAACGAACCAGAATAAGTTTTGCTCAAGGATTTCCAAACCATCTTTGTTTGACTAAAGAACAGGGACTGGGACGGATGTTTCAGTAACCACTCCTTATCCTTGGGAATGGCCTTATCATCATCTTTACCTACTTGCAGCAGCATTTTTTCAAAATCATCTGATTGCAAAAACGATGAAATTCTATCTCGTTGCAGCAGTTGATGGATATCATAGGTATGGCGAACCTTATCTTTTAAATCTTCTAAAGGATTTTCAGTATAGGAAAACCTGATCAGGCTTATTATTTTTTCACAAAATGTACGTTCTATACTTAATGCCGTAACCTTAAAAGGTTCCAGGTGATACGCATTGATAAGGTCTACATTATTAGTCGTGGCAATAAAAGCCGCAATCATGGAATGGACACTGACTATTTCCGATGGATGGGATTTGCCCAGACTTGAAGCTTCCACTACAATATGATCCCGGATCTGGCCAAAGGCACCCGCCACGCCTACTTTATCGTAACCATAAACCACTTTTCTAATTTTGCCCCGTTTATTTTCTAAAGGATGGTCGGGAATAACAGTCATAACAGGTTCCAGTGCACCAGTGACTTTTTTGAGTTTTCGCTTTAAGGAATTATCGGATTCCCCCTCCTCTTTTATAACGACCAAATCGATATCTTCGGAAAAGCGCTCAATTATGCCAAAGCATTTAGATAGGGATGTTCCACCTTTAAACACGGCGAGTTGCCTGGTTGATTTATTAGTAAAAATCTCTTTAAGTGCTAAAGTAACCCAATAGTCCTTTTCTACATAGATTTCAGAAATCCCAAAGTGTTGGGCAGTAGCTACAATAGCTCCCTGAAATGCAGTTTTATAATTATGTAAATTCATCAGGAGATCTTCCAGTTTGAAATGGTGGGCAATATATTTTCGGGTATTCCGAATTCATACTTACTTAAATAATTAAGGGTGTTTTTAAGAGGTTCACTCACCTCGTTAAATGAGAGTGCCTCAAGAAGAGCGCCTAACAATGCCCTTACTTTGGGAGGATAAGATTTAGCAAGATCAACTAGTTGTATTTTATCGGTATCGGAAAGCCCTTTGATTTTTTTCTTTAAAAAATTAACCCCCTTCTTTTTATCCAAATCTGGAATTTTCTTAAAATCCTTCATTACGTCCAGTAATTGCAAGAAGGGAATACTTTCTTTGGATACAGGTGCATAACTTTTAGCAGGCTTTACAACAAGGTTTCCTATCTTGGTTTTTATCACCTTATCCCAACTGGCCACTCTTACCGTAGTAGGGATTTGAGTAGTAAGGCCAAGTTCATTATATAACCGAGTGCCTGTTATGTATGCCATTGGCTGACCGTTTTCAAAAAGATGACTATAAAGTAATTCTTCCTCACTTGGTTTTATTTCCCCAAAAATAGTTTGTTTGGGCTTATAATACATCCCATTTTTATATCTTTTAATCACACCCCTGGCAGCCATCCTGCTTAAAGCTTTTGCAGCAGCAGAAAATTCGGTTTGGGGAATAGATAAGCTATCATAGGTAAATACCTTTCCGGTATTTATACGATCTACTTTAGACTTTATGGATGTCGCAATATTCATAGCACCACAAAGATAGTGAATTAAAATATAAAATGTCAAGTTTTTTACAGTATTTACTTGACATATTGTAAAAATGAATAGTAATAATTAATAACTATTTCCGCTTACTCAAATATAGACCTGGCCTCCTTATAAACTCTTTCAAAATTAGATTCCAAATCAGCTTTAGAATAAGGTTTTTGTTCTTTAGCCGAAGGTAGATCTCGCCCAATCTTCTGCAGTTTAAACTGTATTTTTTTATCCTTACCATCGGCGTAGGTTATAAACTCTCCCTGTTTCAGACGGAAGAAAACATCGGCACGGATTTTTGGGATTTCCTTCTCTCCGGTGGTTACCCGAGTATCAAAATCAAGACTGTACCCGCGATTCACACTGGTGGTGGGTTTCTTCACAATTTCAAAAAAGCGCTCGTAGTATTTCGCGGTGTCGGGATCATTAACCTTCCCAAAAAACTGATAGGACAGGTTACTTAATATAGCCTTGCTGGCTTTATCCCCATACATCATATCGTTTTGGATCTTATCCTGCATTACATAAATTGTAGCGATATCATAACTCCTCAAAGTGGCCGGAATGCGGTGCATATTCAGCAAACGAAGAGTCGGTGCCTCTTCCATCAGCAGGAAGGAAGCTTTGGAATTACGCACACTCATTTGCTTAGTTATGGTATGGATGATGGTGGCTATGACCGGAGAGTAGGAAGCTTCGTATTTGGGATTGTTCACTACGGAAATAACCGAAGGGTTTTGCTCACTATTAATATGAAGTGGTACTTCATCTTTAGAAAGGACCATAAAAATCTGTTGGGTACTGATCCTTTTAAGGGCATTGGCCAGGGTACTTTTTACCCCGGCCGTTTGCCGCTCAGAATCTTTACCGCTAATAAAGGCATCGGCCATCGCTCGGGAGGTGGTATTGGTTTCCAAAAACTGGATCAGGCTATCGGTATCCAGGTATTGGTAGATAGCGATAAGGTGCGGGAGGGTACAAAACTTCGGATAATCAGTTTTTAATTTCCAGATCAATCCTCCGATTAGCCCTTCTGCGGCATCATTAAAAAATTTTGTAGTCCCCGAGGTACCTGATTCCCGTTGTTCGAGGAGGTTTTCCACTAGTACCCGGGAGACTTCATTGACGCTTTCCTCGTTTTCCAGGTATCTTAGAGCGATGGGATTCACCCTATGGATGATTTTATCAAAGGAAATCACCTTAAAAGGAATTTCCCGGTCTTTAAAAAGCGGGTAGGCCATTTCAGTGAGCTCAAAATCTTTATAGTCGTGAATCACCCCACAAAAATTTTCTTTTTGAAAATGCTTTAAAAAGCCATACACCACGCTTTCGGTCTTCCCGCTTCCGGCAGAGCCAATAACGGAAGCACCGCGTTTAATATTCTCCAGTTTAAATTTTCCTTTGGTGGTCGCAAAACCGACCTGGTATTTTCTATCGATCTTTTTATTATCCTGATCCTTATGTAAAAATACATACATCAGGGTATTGATTAGGAGCAACGGACACCCCAGGAATAACAAAGCCGGAATCCACTGGTTATCCTGGCCCCCATAAATACCAAGGACCACCATCAGCAATAAATTCAAAATAAAAGCAAAGCGGTTGATAAGCTTAAAACATATATAGAACAATATGCTTACCAGCCCGATGATCAGAAGCAATCTAAAAAGGTTTTCTATGTCCATAACAATTAAAATTAAATTCCGATTGAACTTGATTTAACGGCTACCTCTACCCCTTTTTTGAGCCTGTTAAAAATTTTGAGGGCAAGTTGTGCCTGGGAAGTTGGAATGCTGGGCATCATCGGGATACCTGATTCCCGAATGAGCTTAAAAGCAAGTGCTTTTTCGTTAGCCGGTAATCCCATTAGCGCGGTAAAATAGTGGTTCGGGTTTTTGATAAATTCCTTTCGTGCCGTATAGGTTTCCACAAAGTTACGCTGGTAACCGAAAGTTTTATCAAAGGTCTTTTCTGCCTTTTCAAAAAAGCGGTCCCGGTCAAATCCGCGTTTAACGGTCTTGCCATTAAAGTTAACTTCTGAAGCTTTGTATTTACTACCCGGGGACAAGCTTACCGAATTAGAGGCATCCTTTCTACTTACGATAATATGGATATGGCTTTGGTTTCCTGCTTTGGGCATCCCCTGTACGATTCGCTTACCATCTTGCCGATGTGGAGCCCTGGCTTCCAGTTTCTCAATTTCCTTTTCCCGTTTTTGAATACTTCCCTGCATCAGACCGGTTTCTATTTTTCGGATTTCACTTTTGAGTTGAAGGATTTTGGTCGCATAAGGCTGGTTTTCCCGAATCTGGCGGTCGATACCTTTAAAGCTTCGGGTATGTTCAATTTTAGCGTAATATTTAATATCATTAATATTAATCGGCCTTCTGTCTATTTCCCGGTTAAAACAGGCCACATAATCTTTCATCAGTTCCCGGGTATACCTTTGTAGATCCTTACTACTATTTTGCAGCCGTTTTAATTCGTATTTGGAAGGGCTAACGGTAATGGAATAGAACTTCGGTTCTTTCTTTTTGAGCTTGGCGGTATTGTTATCAATTTCTTTGACAACTTTCTCCGGGTTTATGGCATCCTTATATTGATTAAAGAAATGTTCCTTTGCTTCTTCCGCTACCCCTTCATTTTCTTTTTCCAGGTAGCTAACAAAACCGGCCGAACTTTGCGAGTAATTCCCGCCTAACTTTTGAGGTGTAATGGTGATATACATAGCCGAAAATTTTACAGGTTATTATCAGAAAAATTCTTTTCACCCCTACCATCTTGTTCCTGTTTGGGAATACCATCTTTTTTCTCCCGGAGGATTTTCTTTTCCAGGATGAGTGGTTTCTTTGGAGGTGCTTCGCTTTGGAAAAGTGAGGCGATCATCGCCGCGGTAGGTTTGGTTTGCGTTTTTTCCATATCACGCATAATGGCAATAACCGCATTGATACGTTTCTTAAAAGAAGCTTCGATAGTCCTGCCGGTTGGGCCTAATTTTTCGTGGGGAGAGATTTCGTTATAGAAGAAAAAGTCGAGCATTGTTTCCAGAGCTTCGGTGTGTGATTTGAAGTGTATTCTTGAAAATTCCTGAAAACGTTTTGCTGTTTCCTTTTTGAACCTGATGCCGATAAATGAGTCCATAATTCGCCGATTTGTCGCAAATTCTTCCCTAAAAATGGGCGTTGGCAGGGCATTTGTCGCAAATTGCTTAAACTCAGGAATTTAAATAAATTATAAATAACTGATTTACAGTTATTTAAAAACGAAAAGGAGTGCTTAACATCGCGTAGCGTGTTACCCTCTTGCTACTCCTTTTCGTCCCGCAACGCGGGACAAAAATTCCGTACAATTTGGTCTGTTGGCTGTCTTAATAGACAGTCAAAAGCCACTTGCCAATTCCCGGAAAAAATTTCCGAATTAATATTTTTTTGATGTGCAGGATTATCGGCGAAAGTCAAAAATGGATAGCCCTGCATAAATTTGAATGCTGAAGATCAGCGAAATAAATATAAGGATTTTTTTAGTAACAGGTAGCGAGTAATAAATAATTCTTATTCAAAAGGGTGTCCAGATTCAAGATTTTTTTTTATCTTTATTGAGTAGGTTTCAATGACCTAAAAAGAAAGGGAAAATTCAGGTAACAGCGAATTTTCCCTTTTTTAATTGATTGAGCTTGAAATGCTCCTTACTGTTAAGCACTACCAACCAAGCTATTTTTATATGACCTTTTATAGAACTGCTTTGCTTAGAAGATTCATTGAAATATTTGAGCCTAAAAAAACACTTCTAAAATTAGAAGTGCTTACAATCTAGTTAGAATGTGCCAGGTAAATTACAAAATTCCTTCATCTGCAAAACTGTAGTAATTACCATCAGGCATAAGGATAATATGATCCAGGACTTTCACATCAAAAAATGATGCCGCATTTTTAATTTTCCTGGTCAGGCTTTTATCCGCTTCACTTGGTCTAAGGGTTCCGCTGGGGTGATTATGCAATAAGATTAGTGCCGTGGTTAAAGACTTTAATACAACTGCGAATAAGATTCGAACATCGACCAGTGTCCCGGTAATACCTCCTTTAGAAACTTCGTAAATACCTTTTACTTTATTAGCATTATTAAGTAGCATTATTTTAAAAGTTTCCTGCAGTTCGATCTCGTTTTTATTCCATTGTGCGAACGCTAAATCTGCTGCACTTCTGGAACTTGAAATTTTGGGTAGCAAATTTGTTTTTAAACTTCCGGTGTAGCTTATCGCTATTTCATTAACTTTGGATTTCATTATTATCTTATTTAAAGGGTTACTAATTAAAAGAGGGAGCAACTTTCGAAGGGAGCGCCCTCTTTATTTTTTTGATAATTAAGAATTAAAAGATCTTCGATATTTTAATTAAATGAACTTTCATTACTACCTAAAAACAGGATTTCACTTACTAAAATTTCAGTTACATATCTTTTTTCTCCTGTTTCGGTTTCATAGGATCTGGAAGTTAGTTTTCCGCGGATGGCCACTTCTTTACCTTTATCGACATATTTCTCGATAAGCTCAGCCTGCTTTCCCCAGGCCACTACATTGTGCCAGTCGGTTTGTTGAATTTTTTCCCCTTCCTTGTGGTAGTATTCATTGGTAGCCAGTGAAAAAGTGCTTACTTTTTTTCCACTTTCAAAGTTTTTGATTTCCGGGGTGTTCCCCACATTTCCGATTAACTGTACTTGGTTTCTTAGATTACTCATAATTAAAAGATTTAGATACCTGCTTTCTAAGCAGATTGATTAAACATTGATTTACTTATTATATCCGGAGCGTTTTCCTTTTTTGATTTTTTCACTTTGCTTCCGGGTATGTTGTTTTGAAATGATTTCATAATTTTTATTTGTTGATTTACTTCCTATAGCGCCGTTTGCTATTACCTTTTTTGATGCTGATACATTTTCAATATTTAGAATTAGGGAAGGTTTATAAAAAGGAGTAAGCGACTGGCTTATGCAACCTGGACTAACTTCTAAATATTGGTATTTTGCATTACAAAAAAGGTAGGGACAGCAACGGCCGGGAAGGAAATGGAAATACTGAAATTGAAAAACAACTGGAAGCGAAGTAAATGCAAGAATGGAATTCCGATTTAGCGGGCGTCCTTTTTTACTTAATTAAGTATAAGATTACACGAAGAGCGATAACTACTATATAGCGGATACATCATTAGGAAAATAAAAAGGATGCCCAAGATATTCTTAGGGAAGCTCTTTACCCGAAATGGAGCATTTCGCAGAATGAAGCGGTAATGTGCTGACCGATTTACAACCAGAAGGTCTTTGAAATTAGTGGTCATAATCTCTTAAATGTATGAAGCAGAATATTTATACTAACTATTATTTAATAATTTGCTTAAATAATATATTAATGATACATTTGTTTCGTAATTAAAAATACTATTTATGAGTTTAGAAATAACCTGTACCAGAAATGAAGCTGATCATAAGCAAATATTACGCTGTAAGAACACTATTGACAAATCTTCTTCCAGCTTTCAAACAATGAGTAAAATTTTAACGCTTGCGGGAAATGAGGTACGTTTAAAAATCCTTTTCCTGTTAGATATGGAAAATGAACTTTGTCCTTGTGATATCGCTGATATTTTGGAAATGAGCGTGCCGGCAGTTTCCCAGCATATCCGGAAAATCAAAGATGCCGGTATCATTTCGTCACGACGGGAAGGTCAAACCCTATTTTATTCTTTAAACGATGGAGGGGAAAAAATCCTTTCTTATATATTTCAAGGAATAAAACAATCTAAAATAGCCGTTTAAATAGTTTAATAAATAAATCACAAAAATAAAATAGCTTAAATAATGAAAACGAATTCTAAATCACCTAAAAAAAATGAATCCAGCGGACTTTTAGGAGCTGGATTGCTTACAGCGGCGGCGGCCTCACTTTGCTGTATCACACCGATATTGGCCTTGATTTCAGGCAGCGCCGGCATCGCCTCCTCTTTTTCCTGGATGGAACCCTTCAGACCATATCTTATTGGTATTACCATCTTAGTACTGGCTTTTGCCTGGTATCAAAAATTAAAACCAAAAACCCAGGAGGAGATAGACTGTGCCTGTGATGAAGACGAAAAGCCTTCTTTCTTTAAATCCAAAGCTTTTCTGGGTATAGTTACTATTTTCTCCGTGTTAATGTTGGCTTTTCCTTACTATTCTGAAATCTTTTATCCTGATAATAAAAAAGATATTGTAGTGGTGAGCCAGTCAGATATTCAAACTATAAAGTTTGATGTTGAGGGAATGACTTGTGCTGGTTGTGAAGAAAGCGTAAAACACGCAGTAAATCAATTGGATGGGATTTTAGATGTAATCCCTTCTTATGAAAATAAAAACACCGAGGTTAAATTTGATAATACAAAAACTTCTAAAGAAGATATTGAAAAAGCGATTAATTCTACCGGATATAAAGTGGTACATAAGTAAATTCAAACAAAATATTATGAAAAATCTATTA contains the following coding sequences:
- a CDS encoding DUF4138 domain-containing protein, whose protein sequence is MKKYILTKAALLVFIFTSAQTQEKLDTIYANDHKNVALFFPEAISQGLTGAAHFVFTYNRDKQQHFGLLQAKSGKESNLLVIGVDGSVFSYILKYKKQLSRLNYFIPEAESIGKEKPVAMVSIKTSNSQKYLSDKEDYYRKFCSYLLSKKQRIGRIKKRKYGIILSVEDIVFNKEQLYFVIKIENRSGLDYDLNFLKLVSETRKKGKKKSLQRLYQDPVFKYKMPTKVRKNKTVKIVYVLPKFSLSKERRAILELNEKDGERNLKLKVSHRLINNPN
- a CDS encoding nucleotidyl transferase AbiEii/AbiGii toxin family protein, coding for MNLHNYKTAFQGAIVATAQHFGISEIYVEKDYWVTLALKEIFTNKSTRQLAVFKGGTSLSKCFGIIERFSEDIDLVVIKEEGESDNSLKRKLKKVTGALEPVMTVIPDHPLENKRGKIRKVVYGYDKVGVAGAFGQIRDHIVVEASSLGKSHPSEIVSVHSMIAAFIATTNNVDLINAYHLEPFKVTALSIERTFCEKIISLIRFSYTENPLEDLKDKVRHTYDIHQLLQRDRISSFLQSDDFEKMLLQVGKDDDKAIPKDKEWLLKHPSQSLFFSQTKMVWKSLSKTYSGSFSELLTGDLPEEREVLKSLMRISVRLKEVKWEI
- a CDS encoding DUF6088 family protein, which encodes MNIATSIKSKVDRINTGKVFTYDSLSIPQTEFSAAAKALSRMAARGVIKRYKNGMYYKPKQTIFGEIKPSEEELLYSHLFENGQPMAYITGTRLYNELGLTTQIPTTVRVASWDKVIKTKIGNLVVKPAKSYAPVSKESIPFLQLLDVMKDFKKIPDLDKKKGVNFLKKKIKGLSDTDKIQLVDLAKSYPPKVRALLGALLEALSFNEVSEPLKNTLNYLSKYEFGIPENILPTISNWKIS
- a CDS encoding type IV secretory system conjugative DNA transfer family protein, whose translation is MDIENLFRLLLIIGLVSILFYICFKLINRFAFILNLLLMVVLGIYGGQDNQWIPALLFLGCPLLLINTLMYVFLHKDQDNKKIDRKYQVGFATTKGKFKLENIKRGASVIGSAGSGKTESVVYGFLKHFQKENFCGVIHDYKDFELTEMAYPLFKDREIPFKVISFDKIIHRVNPIALRYLENEESVNEVSRVLVENLLEQRESGTSGTTKFFNDAAEGLIGGLIWKLKTDYPKFCTLPHLIAIYQYLDTDSLIQFLETNTTSRAMADAFISGKDSERQTAGVKSTLANALKRISTQQIFMVLSKDEVPLHINSEQNPSVISVVNNPKYEASYSPVIATIIHTITKQMSVRNSKASFLLMEEAPTLRLLNMHRIPATLRSYDIATIYVMQDKIQNDMMYGDKASKAILSNLSYQFFGKVNDPDTAKYYERFFEIVKKPTTSVNRGYSLDFDTRVTTGEKEIPKIRADVFFRLKQGEFITYADGKDKKIQFKLQKIGRDLPSAKEQKPYSKADLESNFERVYKEARSIFE
- the mobB gene encoding MobB family relaxase, whose product is MYITITPQKLGGNYSQSSAGFVSYLEKENEGVAEEAKEHFFNQYKDAINPEKVVKEIDNNTAKLKKKEPKFYSITVSPSKYELKRLQNSSKDLQRYTRELMKDYVACFNREIDRRPININDIKYYAKIEHTRSFKGIDRQIRENQPYATKILQLKSEIRKIETGLMQGSIQKREKEIEKLEARAPHRQDGKRIVQGMPKAGNQSHIHIIVSRKDASNSVSLSPGSKYKASEVNFNGKTVKRGFDRDRFFEKAEKTFDKTFGYQRNFVETYTARKEFIKNPNHYFTALMGLPANEKALAFKLIRESGIPMMPSIPTSQAQLALKIFNRLKKGVEVAVKSSSIGI
- a CDS encoding BfmA/BtgA family mobilization protein, coding for MDSFIGIRFKKETAKRFQEFSRIHFKSHTEALETMLDFFFYNEISPHEKLGPTGRTIEASFKKRINAVIAIMRDMEKTQTKPTAAMIASLFQSEAPPKKPLILEKKILREKKDGIPKQEQDGRGEKNFSDNNL
- a CDS encoding RadC family protein is translated as MKSKVNEIAISYTGSLKTNLLPKISSSRSAADLAFAQWNKNEIELQETFKIMLLNNANKVKGIYEVSKGGITGTLVDVRILFAVVLKSLTTALILLHNHPSGTLRPSEADKSLTRKIKNAASFFDVKVLDHIILMPDGNYYSFADEGIL
- a CDS encoding single-stranded DNA-binding protein, whose protein sequence is MSNLRNQVQLIGNVGNTPEIKNFESGKKVSTFSLATNEYYHKEGEKIQQTDWHNVVAWGKQAELIEKYVDKGKEVAIRGKLTSRSYETETGEKRYVTEILVSEILFLGSNESSFN
- a CDS encoding metalloregulator ArsR/SmtB family transcription factor is translated as MSLEITCTRNEADHKQILRCKNTIDKSSSSFQTMSKILTLAGNEVRLKILFLLDMENELCPCDIADILEMSVPAVSQHIRKIKDAGIISSRREGQTLFYSLNDGGEKILSYIFQGIKQSKIAV
- the merTP gene encoding mercuric transport protein MerTP; translation: MKTNSKSPKKNESSGLLGAGLLTAAAASLCCITPILALISGSAGIASSFSWMEPFRPYLIGITILVLAFAWYQKLKPKTQEEIDCACDEDEKPSFFKSKAFLGIVTIFSVLMLAFPYYSEIFYPDNKKDIVVVSQSDIQTIKFDVEGMTCAGCEESVKHAVNQLDGILDVIPSYENKNTEVKFDNTKTSKEDIEKAINSTGYKVVHK